The Nocardia arthritidis genome has a window encoding:
- a CDS encoding TetR/AcrR family transcriptional regulator produces the protein MERPINNHVQRRGRPRSEEADRAIRTATLRIIADLGIGALSIERVAAEARVAKTTIYRRWNCKEDLIVDAIASVDLPLPELPGTSIREDLIIVAENLRWRHLESAQGPLLAALANESLRHPSLRERYAEIIVKPREAQVLEVLKRGIEIGELRPDLDLELATITIFAPIMQIVRFYPHLRSPETVERSVDMLLRGMISVHSRRTEAYE, from the coding sequence TTGGAGAGACCAATCAACAACCACGTGCAGCGCCGGGGTAGACCGCGAAGTGAAGAAGCGGACCGCGCCATCCGCACCGCCACGCTGCGTATCATCGCTGATCTGGGCATAGGTGCGTTGTCGATCGAACGGGTGGCTGCCGAGGCCCGTGTCGCAAAGACCACGATCTATCGGCGATGGAACTGCAAAGAAGATCTCATCGTCGATGCCATCGCATCCGTCGACCTACCCTTACCCGAACTGCCCGGCACATCCATCCGGGAAGATTTGATCATCGTCGCCGAGAACCTGCGCTGGCGTCATCTCGAATCGGCACAGGGACCGCTGCTTGCCGCTTTGGCCAATGAGAGTCTGCGTCATCCATCATTGCGGGAGCGGTACGCCGAGATTATTGTCAAACCTCGCGAGGCCCAGGTGCTGGAAGTGTTGAAACGCGGCATCGAAATCGGTGAGCTCAGGCCGGACCTCGATCTCGAACTTGCCACAATCACGATCTTTGCCCCAATCATGCAGATCGTCCGCTTCTATCCTCACCTCAGAAGCCCGGAAACGGTCGAACGCAGCGTCGATATGCTGCTGCGGGGCATGATATCAGTGCATAGTAGGAGGACGGAGGCTTACGAATAA